The Engystomops pustulosus chromosome 4, aEngPut4.maternal, whole genome shotgun sequence genome contains a region encoding:
- the BNIP2 gene encoding BCL2/adenovirus E1B 19 kDa protein-interacting protein 2 isoform X3 — protein sequence MGTELQTCLPRSRTHTMPSECGQDTFSTSFDRQESVATTEARLRMEGVELKEEWQDEDFPRPLPEDDHIEGDFLSETDGRPAWAFPVLDQSNYCIPYSASHNSLPSPVEINSSKKAKKKLMAPNLSLTLDRSDGSILSEDLDESGDLDLDDLDTPSDNSNEFEWEDDLPKPKSTEVLPKGSIPEYTAAEEKEESRRWRMFRIGDQDHRVDMSAIEPYKKVISHGGYYGDGLNAIIVFAVCFMPDSSQPNYRYLMDNLFKYVIGTLEMLVAENYMIVYLNGATTRRKMPSLGWLRKCYQQIDRRLRKNLKSLIIVHPSWFIRTLLAITKPFISSKFSQKIKYVFSLVELAELIPMEYVVIPECIKEVDKELNKKTEDQTNEQ from the exons CCAAGACACGTTTTCTACATCCTTTGACAGACAGGAGTCTGTGGCTACAACAGAAGCAAGACTTAGGATGGAAGGTGTAGAGCTGAAAGAAGAATGGCAGGATGAAGATTTCCCAAG ACCACTTCCAGAAGATGACCATATTGAAGGAGACTTCTTATCCGAAACAGATGGTCGACCAG CTTGGGCATTTCCAGTGCTGGATCAGTCAAATTATTGTATCCCTTACTCAGCATCTCATAACTCAC tacctaGTCCCGTGGaaataaatagcagtaaaaaAGCCAAGAAGAAGCTGATGGCTCCCAACCTAAGTTTAACACTGGATCGCAGTGACGGCTCCATCTTATCTGAAGACCTGGATGAGAGTGGAGATCTGGACTTGGATGATCTCGATACTCCCTCAGATAACAGCAATGAATTTGAATGGGAAG ATGACCTTCCGAAACCAAAATCCACAGAAGTACTTCCTAAAGGGTCAATCCCAGAATACACTGCtgcagaggagaaggaggagagcaGACGCTGGCGTATGTTCAGGATCGGGGATCAGGATCACAGGGTGGACATGTCGGCCATAGAACCGTACAAGAAAGTTATCAGTCATGGAG GATACTACGGAGATGGCCTGAATGCCATTATTGTATTTGCTGTGTGTTTCATGCCGGACAGCAGTCAACCAAACTATCGATATCTAATGGACAATCTCTTTAA GTATGTCATTGGCACTTTGGAAATGCTAGTTGCAGAGAACTATATGATAGTGTATTTAAATGGAGCCACGACCAGGAGAAAAATGCCAAGTCTTGGCTGGCTCCGGAAATGTTATCAGCAAATTGACAGACG ACTACGGAAGAATCTGAAGTCGCTGATCATCGTTCATCCTTCCTGGTTTATCAGAACACTGTTAGCTATTACGAAACCTTTCATTAG CTCAAAATTCAGTCAGAAGATAAAGTATGTCTTCAGCCTGGTAGAACTAGCCGAGCTTATTCCTATGGAGTATGTTGTCATACCAGAGTGCATAAAAGA